GATGGAACACCCGAAAGTGATGCACGATCCGGAGCCTGCTGTGTTCTTTACCGCCTTCGGCGCCAGCACGCTGGATCATGAACTGCGTTTATACGTGCGTGAACTGCGCGATCGTAGTCACACGGTTGATGAACTGAACCGTGCGGTCGATCGTTTGTGCCGTGAAAACGACATTGATATCGCCTTTAACCAGCTTGAAGTGCACCTGCACAACGCGAAGGGCGACACCGTGACCGAGGTTAAGCGTGACATCATTAAAGGTGATGATCCGACGCCTTCGGTAGGTTAATAGAAAAACTCATCAGGCCTGCGAGCTTCGATTCATTCGTAGGCCTGGTAAGTGCAACGCTATCAGGCATTTCAGCTATAGCGCGTTTTTTGAAGAAGAGAGCTGTTTCTTTTCGTAATCCCGTTTAACAATCTCCAGCGCCTTCAGTACGGTTTCAGGTGCAACCTGATTTTCCTCAAGTAAAACAATCAAATCGACGGCCAGTTTGACCTCGTCCGGGGCGTTCTCTAATGACATAAATTCTCCGGGGATTAACGGGTTAAACGCGCCAACACGTTTTCTATTCTTGCCAGAGCATGACGGCAGCGCGCCAGTCGCGCCTCGAATGCTTCTACTTCACGATGAAGTTTTTGCTGTTCTGCAAAGCCGGTAGCCTGAGCCAGACGCTCTTTGCGTTCACGCGTCATTTCAACCAGACGGCGTTCAAACTCCTGATGTTGGACCCGCTTGCGCTGCCAGCGCGCCAGACCTGGAGATGCGCTGTCCCACTCGCGTAGCGACCAACTGGCAGTTTCACGTGAAATCGCCTCTAACTGTGAGGCAAGGTGTTCCGCAAGCCAGGTGATTTGTGGTAGTTGTTGCTGCTCAACGGCGCGACGTAGGGCAGTAAGATTATCGTCAGCTTCATCCAGGCAGGCCTGCAGCAATGTGCTGCGCGTGTGAAACAGATGCCTGTCAAAGCGGGCGCTAAGCGTTGTGTGGTGCGCCAGCGGAGCACAACGCTGTCGCAGGCGGTTAAGCTGGTTTTCGAGCGTCT
This window of the Citrobacter freundii ATCC 8090 = MTCC 1658 = NBRC 12681 genome carries:
- the rsmS gene encoding pleiotropic regulatory protein RsmS → MSLENAPDEVKLAVDLIVLLEENQVAPETVLKALEIVKRDYEKKQLSSSKNAL
- the priC gene encoding primosomal replication protein N''; translation: MKTAMLLQTLENQLNRLRQRCAPLAHHTTLSARFDRHLFHTRSTLLQACLDEADDNLTALRRAVEQQQLPQITWLAEHLASQLEAISRETASWSLREWDSASPGLARWQRKRVQHQEFERRLVEMTRERKERLAQATGFAEQQKLHREVEAFEARLARCRHALARIENVLARLTR